Sequence from the Microbacterium sp. 1.5R genome:
TGGGCGTGATGTAGCGCTTGCCCTTCGTGCCCGCGGTCAGCAGCAGCTGACCCATCGATGCGGCCATGCCGATGCCCACGGTGACGATGTCGTTCGGGACGAACTGCATCGTGTCGTAGATCGCCATGCCCGCGGTGATCGATCCACCGGGCGAGTTGATGTAGAGGTAGATGTCCTTCTCGGAGTCCTCTGCGGCGAGAAGGAGGATCTTCGCGCAGATCTCGTTCGCATTGTCGTCGCGCACCTCCGATCCCAGCCAGATGATGCGGTCTTTCAACAGTCGGTCGAAGACGCTCGTAGCGAGGAGGGGTTCTGCAGCCATGTCAGCTCCTGATTCCGTGTTTCAGTGATTCGAATCTACCGGCGACAACGCAGCGCTCAGGCCGTGTTCGCCGTCGGCATATCAGGCGTCGAGTTCCGCGATCTCGTGTGCGTACGCGGTCATCGAGCGGTGGTACCGCGGCAGGTGCGGCACGAGTGCGAGGAGAGCGACCGACAGGCCCCGCGCCGGGCGTCCGGAACTCGCCAGGATCAGCGCGTGGACCGTCGCCACGGCATCCCGGTAGGGGCCGTCCGCCGAGAGCTCCTCCTCCGCACGGATGACGGCGAGGGCATCGTCGTACTCGCCCAGATTGCGCAGTGAACTCGCCAGCTGGATCACGCACTGCGGGCGGTGCTCGTCGTCGAGACCCAGTGCGAGCGCACGCCGGTAGAGTTCGACTGCCTCGGCGGGGCGGCCGGCCGAATCACGTGCCCCGGCGCGCTCGAACTCCGCGCGGGCGTCATCGACGCCGCGCTCGGCGGCCAGCGCGTCGATCCGGGCGATCGTCTGGTCTCCGACCTCTTCGCCGGACGCGTCGTCCCACACCTCGTCGATGCGTTCGTCCCAGGTCTTCATGGTCTCCTCGTTCATCTGCTCTCCCCGCTGACGCGAAAGGGGCGGATGCCGCAGCATCCGCCCCTCATGAGATCGTGTCCGATCACTCCGCCTTGTCGGCAGCCTTCTTGGCCGGAGCCTTCTTGGCTGCGGGCTTCTTCGCGGCGGGCTTCTCAGCGGCCTCCGCGTCGTCGGCCTTCTTCGCGGGCGCCTTCTTCGCAGCGGGCTTCTTCGCGGCCGGCTTCTCAGCGGCGTCGGCGTCGTCGGCCTTCTTCGCGGCAGCCTTCTTCGCGGGAGCCTTCTTGGCCGGCTTCTCGTCGGCAGCCGTCTCGGACTCGGCCTCGTCGTCGGTCACGACGAAGTCGGACAGATCGACGGGCTTGCCGTTCGTGTCGACGACCTTGACCTTGCCCAGGGCGATCGCGAGGGCCTTGTTGCGGGCGACCTCTCCGACGAGCGCCGGAAGCTGGTTCGACGACTGCAGAGCCTCGACGAACTCCTGGGGAGCCATGCCGTACTGCGAGGCGGACTGGATGAGGTACTGCGAGAGCTCCTCCTGCGAGACCTGCACGTCAGCCTGCTCGGCGA
This genomic interval carries:
- a CDS encoding ATP-dependent Clp protease proteolytic subunit, encoding MAAEPLLATSVFDRLLKDRIIWLGSEVRDDNANEICAKILLLAAEDSEKDIYLYINSPGGSITAGMAIYDTMQFVPNDIVTVGIGMAASMGQLLLTAGTKGKRYITPNARVLLHQPHGGFGGTSSDIQTQAQLITSMKNRLAEITAAQTGKSVEQINEDGDRDRWFTADEALEYGFVDHIRDSATDVIGGGGTDQDIK
- a CDS encoding tetratricopeptide repeat protein, with translation MNEETMKTWDERIDEVWDDASGEEVGDQTIARIDALAAERGVDDARAEFERAGARDSAGRPAEAVELYRRALALGLDDEHRPQCVIQLASSLRNLGEYDDALAVIRAEEELSADGPYRDAVATVHALILASSGRPARGLSVALLALVPHLPRYHRSMTAYAHEIAELDA